The nucleotide window CCCCGGGACGGGGAAAAATTTAAAAAGCCAGAACCCAAGGTTCTGGCTTTTTCTCTTTTATAAGATAAGCAGTATTCTGGCATTATAATTAAATAACTCTAACAATTAATTATCCTGCAATCTCTCTTTTAAAAATTGGACTGTATCTTGGTAAGTAGTTTGTCCGGGTACATTGCCCATTATAAACTGATACTCATGACCGGTAACAAACTCATCAACACTATAGAACCGCTCTCGCACATCAACATTGAGACTTCTGAGCTTATCTGCAAGATTTCTTCCCATTGATTCAAACGATGCTGTATTTCCATCGGTAATGTATGCAGGTGGAAAATCGGCATTTACATTATCCACTATTGAAGCTTGCTTAGCCAATGGACTTTGCACCCAATCCTTCTCACCAATATAACTCCACCCTATTTGACTAAATATAAAACTAAATACGACATTGTCACTATTAGCTAATCCTGTTAATTCATATGGCCCGCAGTACAACAACATCCCCTTAATAGATGATTCCGGAACAACTTGTTCAATACCAACCTCCGAAGCGTAATTAGCATTTGTTTGCGTAATAACAAATTGGCTCACTATTTGAGCCCCTGCAGAATCGCCGGCAAAAAACAACTTAGATGCATCAATATTGTATTTCTCTTTATTAGTTAAAACAAAATCAACAAATTCTTTTGTCTGAATGACTGGTGTCGGATACACATAATCCGGTGCTACACTATAATTAAGTGCAATAACAGTATATCCCTCGCTTGCCAAAGCCACACCATAGTTTTCTATCATAGACTTATCGCCGCCGACAAATCCACCACCATGTACCCAAAATATCACGGGGTATGTTTTCCCTGGTTCTTTATTTGGTGTGTACACATCGAATGTGTTTTCCGGATACGCTGATGTATACACCTCATCCTTGGTGATAGTAACTTTTGCTTCCATTTCATTATAATTTGGTAATGTTGAACTTTCCGGCGCTCCACCGAAAATCAGTGCATTTGCAAGCCAAACTACTGGTCGCGGAGTAATATTAACAATTAT belongs to Culicoidibacter larvae and includes:
- a CDS encoding alpha/beta hydrolase, whose product is MKKIVLIFLDIILVILLSVVIIVNITPRPVVWLANALIFGGAPESSTLPNYNEMEAKVTITKDEVYTSAYPENTFDVYTPNKEPGKTYPVIFWVHGGGFVGGDKSMIENYGVALASEGYTVIALNYSVAPDYVYPTPVIQTKEFVDFVLTNKEKYNIDASKLFFAGDSAGAQIVSQFVITQTNANYASEVGIEQVVPESSIKGMLLYCGPYELTGLANSDNVVFSFIFSQIGWSYIGEKDWVQSPLAKQASIVDNVNADFPPAYITDGNTASFESMGRNLADKLRSLNVDVRERFYSVDEFVTGHEYQFIMGNVPGQTTYQDTVQFLKERLQDN